CACACATATCTGTAAACAAGGTGAATTTTTATTCTTAGATACCGCAAAGTTCTTACTATTTCCCTGAGGAAAATTTCGGGCAATTAccaaatttcactttcttgcatGATATGTTAAGCATGTGTCATCCTTGAGAGTAATATGATGGGGGACATTGAATGCAGGTTAAGGAGGCGCTGGAGAAGAGAGGCTGCCAAATAAGAACTGGTTGTGAAGTAAATTCTGTATTGACAGATGAAGAAGGTCTAGTTTGGTTTTATTTTTGGCTTGTTGCAAGAGTTTGTTGTGCTGATTATTTTATCATAATAGTAGATGGGCATATATCTGTTGGAAAACGGATAGGTTATTACCTAATGGCAATTTATTTAATGGAAAAGGCCTAAAAATGCCACTCAACTAACATAAATGGCCTATCTATGCCATCCGTTAAAAGGTCGCCCTATTCATGCCACTAACGTTATACTTTTGGCCTATTTATGTCATTGTCTACTAACAGTTCCATTTTCtggttttaaataataaaaatcaatttTTCGACCCCACTATTGCCACATTTCTTTATATTACTGGTTCTTCTTTACTTGACCCTACATTTCTTTTAACCCTGATTATTTATAATTAACCATGCCCAACCGGATAACATCCAACCATCTTTTAACCCAAGCCCTAATTCcttgtcacgacacaaaatccaactagtcgtgatggcacctaacccaactcgctagttaagccaattaacaactatcctattttatgagatttttttagacaaataaatgataaaatagcTGAACTTTAATACTTTTcctaagaactggtagtacaaatcatgaacttctaagatttagatttttacaAACTGAATTGAAATAAACACAATATCGGTTTCAAATAAATACAAATCACTGAACAATGATCTTATCAGGTCGTGACAAGGAATTAGGAGTTGGTTTCTAGCTTGTTGGTTTGTACAAGAACATGTGTTACTTAGTTTATACTCATtttaatttatgatattttttcaAGAGAAAAAGATCTAGATAGAGTTAATTTGTTGCTTATCTAGGGAAAAAGCTTCAGTGAGCTGTATTATGTTACGAACTACTCGTGATTCTAACTGTGAAAGGAAGAAGCGTTGCAGGTTGTACCATAGATTGCAATGATGGCGCCAAAGAAGTATATGATGGATGCATAATGGCAACACATGCTCCGTACACTCTGAGAATGTTAGGGAAAGAGGCAACATATGATGAAACAAGAATACTGGGTGCATTCCAGTATGTCTATAGGTACTTTCAACTCCTTTATTTGAACACCTTGGACTTGTTTTCTCTTTAAATTTACGttatatttttttcgaaaaatacATCCATAGATTGACATCAGTAATGTGGTTTATCTTCCTCTAAAAAAGGTAATAAATGCATAGTCATGCCAGCATTTGTATTTTCTGTTACCAGATGAGCCCTATTTTGTGCTTTAGTGAAGTTCAGTTAAAATGCATGTTCGAATTGAAGAGGTTCATCTTATTGAGAAATTCGTTTTAACTTATGTCATCTTGATTGAACCATATTCAAGATATATGATGTCTAAATGTAAAATCATTTTTTCTTCCTCTATGACAGCGATATTTTCCTTCATCATGACAAAATATTCCTGCCTCGCGACCCATCTGCATGGAGTGGTTTGAACTTTCTTGGAACTACGAATAATAGAGGATGCATGACATATTGGCTCAATGTAATCCAGGTGTGTTATGGAATACAAGGATTTATGACCTTATAGAGAAATTAGAATATAATGTTCTTCAGCGGAGAGTCTTCTCTTTAATAACTGACCTCTTATTTTATGACCTGTCTAAACTTACAGAATCTTGGTGACTCAAAGCTGCCTTATCTCGTAACCGTCGATCCTCCTCACACACCAGAGCATACATTGCTTAAGTGGACAACAGGCCACCCAGTCCCCTCAGTTGCTGCATCAAAAGCTTTACGTGAGCTAGATCAAATCCAAGGGAAGAGAGGAATATGGTTTTGTGGAGGATATCAAGGTATGAATCTCCTATTATGCAGAGCATGGACAGTTTTTTCAAGATAGATGTTCCTTTGTAACCTGTAATCCTGAAGAATTCCACCACTCACTATTGCTTTTTAAATCACTTGTAGTACCCACCATAGGAAACAATATAGTTTCTGTCTCCGGATCTTTTATAGTTCTCTCAGATAGTCCATGGAAATTGGATTTTATAAGTTTGAAACTGTTTTAAGAAATAATTTTGAGTCTTCACGGATAAGATCCGACTCCGTTTCTATTTAGATAAAATAGCCCTGAGCCATCGAGACTAAGGGGACTAAACAAGCCGCCAAACTGTCTTTGCAAAGAGAACTTCATTCACTTTTTTTCTTTCCATTTCAACTTGATTCCTGTGAGTGAGCTCAACAACCTCGTGTCGTGGTTACTTCTTTTATTTGCGTAATGTTAAAGGAAAGCTACTGCTACTGCTTGTAGTTTGAGTTGTTCCAACTTTAGTCTTAGCTTCCCTCTAGTGCAAGACTTtatcattgtttcattgcttaTTGATGTATATTTATTGCAATACTTCCAGGATATGGCTTCCATGAGGATGGACTAAAGGTAGTACTACTTTTGCTCAACAGATTTTGACTTGAAGTATCACCTTACTATGAAAACAATTTGAAGTGTTTTCCAGCTTTTGTTGATTAGAAGTTTACTCCTCATCAGGTGGGTGTGGCTGCTGCACATGGCATGCTTAGAAGGAATTGTAGTATTCTGGACAACCCCAAGCACATAGTACCAACCTGGCCTGAAACAGGAGCACGCCTCATTGTTACAAGATTTTTCAGAAGTTTCATTAAAACGGGATGCATAATGTGAGTGATGATAGTTTCACCTTGTATTGCTTTAATCCCAAAATAGTGGCAGATACATATCTAACAACTTGTTTATTTCTATCTATCCTATTTCTTATCCCGAAAAGggtcaaaattgcccaaaatagttATGTCTTGCATCGCGCTACAGATGCACCGGTCTGTAGGTGTGAAACTATATATGGTGAATGAAAGTGTTAAAAAGGAGTACGGTAGACCTAAAATTACATGTAAAAATGTTGTCTCGAATGACTTATAAATCTTTGGAATCATGCAACTTAGCTAAAGGCAGGCACAATGGAGGAAAAATATCCATGCAGGTGATACTTACTAGTTAGGAATATgctttaaaaaattacttttcttattattgttactattatttatatatatttacattAATTTCACTGtaactcttattttattttggcgTGATGAGATATGAGTTAAGCAACAAGTGAGGAGTCATATCGCCGACCCCATCTTTGTTTAAGACTGAGTCTTAGTAGTAGTAGTTGTTTCTTCTAAATGTTAAAGATATCTAGATAGTTACTTTATATTTTGCGATATACAGCTTGTTTGAAGAAGGAGGTACAGTATTCACCTTCCAAGGAACAGAGAGGAAATGCTCTCTGAAAGTTTCTCTTAGAATTCATAGTCCACAGTTTTACTGGAAGGTAAATTCAAATTCTCTTTTGTCTCCTTCATGTTATCAAGTGATAAATCCATACGGAAAAAACTAAATCCAAATCTTGACAAATTCTGTGATATAGATTGCAACTGAAGCTGACGTAGGCCTTGCTGATGCTTTTATTCATGGAGATTTCTGTTTTGTTGACAAGAATGAAGGTCTTCTTAATCTTATCATGGTGAGGAAATAAATAGATTCTTTGTAAATAGCATTTGGTTGGTACTTAGCTTCCTGAATTCTTTTACAGATACTTATTGCCAACACAGATTTGAAAGCGTCTGTTACAAGGTCTAGTAAGAAAAGGTAATAGTTTATCCTCAAGTTGAAATAAAGAAACATAAACTTCTGTTCATATGTTAAAGTTTTTCATCACTTTTCATGGCTCTAGAGGCTGGTGGACACCATTGTTTTTTACAGCAGCACTGTCATCTGCAAAATATTTCATTCGACATATTTTGAATCAAAACACCCTGACTCAAGCTCGACGGAATATCTCCCATCATTATGACCTGGTAAATAACTTGTGCGTATTATATCACCCAAAGTATGTAGGGGATATCAAATATCAGCAGTGAAATTGAAGTACTCAATCCTGCGAGTATTTTTTGCCAGTTACAGTAGATTTATCACTTCCATTTTCCTACAATTTTCTTGTCTAATAAGCATTGTTTTATTGATGTTTTGTTCAGAGTAATGAACTATTTTCACTCTTTCTGGATGAgacaatgacatattcatgtgcAATATTCAAGGTTAGCTCTCAAATTTTTAAATCCTTGCCATTTTTTTTGTCTTCGTATGTTGAGCTACATTTTCTTTCATAATTTTTCTAGAGAGAGGATGAAGGCCTAAAAGATGCACAGCTGAGAAAGATTTCCGTTCTCATTAAAAAGGTAAGTGATCAACTATGTAAAAAGCTCTCTTGTTTCAACATAGATTTCAGTCATAATTTGATTTTGCTTCTATTCTATTTAGGCAAAAATTAGCAAGGAACATCACATTTTAGAGATAGGATTTGGTTGGGGAAGTTTTGCTGTGGAAGTTGTCAAGCAAACAGGGTGTAAATATACTGGTATAACTCTCTCCGAGAAGCAACTGGAATATGCACAGTTAATAGTTGAGCAAGCAGGCCTTCAGGTATAAATTGTACTTACAATGTTGAAGATCAAAATTTGTCTTTATatgttgaagatttgaagattaaaatgcttctttatatgttgtaTTCCCACATTTGTCTTTATATGTTACATTCCCAAATCCGAGCAACTTTAAATCTACGATTATCTATTAATATTCAATTCAATGAAATTTTTTCACAGGATCAAATTACATTTCTCCTATGTGACTATCGTCAAATGCCAAATAAGGACAAATATCATAGGATTATATCAATGTGAGCTTTTATCCTCTATATCTTAACATATTGTATTACTCACTATATGTCGAGTCAGTGTTACAGTTGAACTAATTTCATTTTCAGTGGGATGATAGAACATGTTGGTCATGAGTTTATGGATGAATTCTTTACTTGCTGTGAGTCTTCATTGGCAGAAGACGGGCTTCTAGTTCTGCAGGTATTGATCCCTTAACACAGTCCACTTTGTTCACTTTTTCCCTTAAATTTCCTTCAATCTTCTGTCGCTCTTGTTTCTTTATGATGCTTTCACAATCGTTGGCTTTCCTTAGTTCGTTTCGATGCCAGATGAGAGGTATGACGAATACAGGTATAGCATAGGCTTCATAAAAGAGTATATATTCCCAGGCGGATGCTTGCCTGCACTAAGTCGAGTAACATCAGCCATGGCTGCTGCGTCCAAATTATGGTAAGGAAGAGttcattttgtgatttttcactGGCATCCTTATCTATGTTATTACTTGTTTCTTTCACTTCGGTTTCTGATTGCACCACTTAGTGTTAGTCTTGTATTATCGCTTTGGTTTTCCGATGATTTGCTTGTTGCTTCTTGCTTTTatctttcttgagccgagggccTACCAGAAACAGTCTCTTTGTCTTTCTATAGGTAGGGGCAagatttgcgtacacactactctccccaagACCcaacttgtgggatttcactgggtttgttgttgttgttgcactaGCGTCCTTGTCaatctttcaaaagcatttctttcTGAAAGCATTTGATAAATGATATAAATGCAGTGTAGTGCACCTGGAAGAGATAGGAATTCACTATTATCAGACGCTGAGATGTTGGCGGAAAAACTTCTTGGAAAATCAGAGGTAGCAACCTTTCTATGCTGAGTTAAAACTGTCTTTTTTCATGAATCATTTAGTTTGCTGCTTGATCAGTTCTAAATGCTGATAGTTGGCCATTAATAACTGTGTCACTAGCCAAATTCGTGCTTTGGGATTTGACGACAAGTTCATCAGGACATGGGAGTACTACTTTGACTACTGTGCTGCTGGATTCAAAACACGCACAATAGGTGATTATCAGGTATGGCGATAAATCTTTGAAGACACTTAAAACCAATTAATTAATGTTGAATCATATTAACTACCTCACCTAAAATCTTCCGTTATTAGAGATGGTATGATTTTATTTACGTAATTGTATTTTCAACATGACTCTTCACACTCTTCACGAGAAGACTCTTTTTTCTTGTGAAGCATAGCGATTGAACTCGAACTTAGGAGCTCTGCTTTGCTACCATGTTGAATTATGTGAACTACTTCATATAAAAACTTAGTAAATAGAGAGGATACActtttatttttccaatttttgagAAGTAAAACAACTCAAAGGATTCTTCTGTTCTTGTAGATTGTATTCTCAAGGCCAGGCAATGTTGCAGCATTTGGTGATCCTTACAACAGTGCACCTTCAACTTATTAGAGTTTCTTTGTTTGGAATGTTGGAACTTCCTTCTGGAAAATAAATTAATTCCTCAGCACAACAAGAAAAAACTAATCAAGCCAATGTGTCATTGGTGTTCGGctacataataaaaatataacatggtgtgatattgtTTGCTTTGGGAAAAGTTGCACGATCTTTCCCAAAAGGCATCACACCAATGTTGTGTCCAACACCTTATTGACTTATACTTTTGTGATTCTTTCGTACTGTATTCAGTAAACTCCTCTTTTCAGTTACCAATGAAAAGTTATTCAAGGAAGGAGAGATTATTAGTTGAAACTAATAAATTTTGTGTCAATTGGCTTATAAATTTTGGGGACGCGCATTTAATTGCCTTATAAAGTTTCATTGAAATATTGGCTTATAAATTTTGAGTGCGCGCATTTAATTATTAGGTGAAGCTAATAAATTCTACAGTTTTTTTAACCTAATTATTGTGTATTATTGGATTAATACACACGAGCAAAGCTAGAGTTCTAGTTGTATGTTTAAAAGATTATTAAGTAGGTGCATGTACGTACATCACCTTTAAAAGTTTAGATGATTGTTGAGCAACTTAGCTCCTACATTCAAGTGTATTAGATCATTCGActattcaaaatttattattacacatacacacacatacaacAAAGGACTAGattaaaagtgcaaacgattaacctgtactatatatatacacacacacattgggttgctctaatggtaagcaccctccacttccaaccaagagattgtgagttcgagcATGGGCGAAACTACGTAGCTCCAAGGatggtcaactgaccacccttcaTCAAAATTTTACACggtatatataggtaaaatattagattttagtggtatataacatatattgaacaccctttattGGAGATTTCGAGTTTGAACACCCTAAATAAAatttctggcttcgccactgagttcgagtcaccccaagagcaaggtggggagttcttggagggaaggatgtcgagagtctattggaaatagcctctATACCccaaggtaggagtaaggtctgcgtacacactaccctccccagagtGGGATTatatactaggttgttgttgttgttgtatctagTTCTTTGCCTTTGCAATCTAGTTTGCATggaagttttcttttgctaagtataagaatctatttcatgttaaaaataatctatttttaattgagtccttaaattattcatcactatttaatTCAATTCACCAATATaccttggtaaatgatagatttctcaaagagcaattgttTAATAGTGTTACAAAAAATGTTGTTGTCAAAATATGTGTTTGGttgtgtatgtctcatatttttaagaaaaaactcataaataactGAGAAATTAAAAAAGAGACAAAAATCAATATGAACTAAATCGATAAAAGCTGACTTAATTGGTTTGCTTTAGTCTAGTATTTGAAAGAAGACCTATGGTAGCGCTGAACTGTTAACGGGAACGGTTTAGTATCTAAAGTGTGCTGGTTTCATCCAAACTCTATTGTAACGGTTGTAACCATTACCGTACCTAATCTATTGCAACGGTTTAATAACCGTTGCCAAAACAACTGTTCCTGTAGGCCTATTTTCCAGTAGTTCAGGTATGGACTATGACTTTTTAGCCCGATATTGATATTTATGTCTCTCAAAGTGTATGAGCCAATTGATTGAGCAACTGATGGGATCGGTATATATGTGTCAATTAGAATAAAATAGATTTAGATAGGGTAAACATATACAGAAATATAATTGCACTATTTGGGAttactatttacacaaaataaaGTGAATTACAAAAATCATAAGGTACAATTCATTTTAAGAAGTACAATATATTTAAAGTAGTttaacatttatttaattataatataCTAATGTTAACTATATCCCAAAAGtatcatttaaattgttaaaaaaagtGACTTTAATTGTGTGGTTAAAATTGAGGTGACATTAAAATTGTTGAGCAAATTACGATCCGACTGTTTTATATGTTGGTAACTCCCAAAAGTTAGAATATATTGGTTGTCAATAAATCATCATGTgtgtatatattaatttattattgtGATATTTTAGGTTGGTAGAAGTTGATGTTGATGTgagaaattattattttgagataataatataatgtatttttataatataaattaagatattactaaatgtatttttattagttattactctatttagtattatttcattCAGTTTCAATTTTGATGAGATAGTTTGAATTTAGCTGTTACTGATACACTGTCTCTTTCCTTCTTCTtgtgccgagggtctatcggaaatagcctcagATCTCCATACACACTGCCCTCCATacaccccacttgtgggatctcattgggttgttgttgttgtttgacttggcacaaaatttaaaaacgaaaagaaaacttttgaaacttgtggtcctAGAAGCTTTGTGGGGCCGTGATAGTTGTATGAGTGTAAGAGCTTCTCATTACgggtaaaatgagtaaaatgaaaaatttaaagttaaatgtgtcattcttttggaatagactaataaaaaaaatactttatgtAAATTGAAAGGAAAGGagtatttatttttgaatcatattgtatttttatttgtttgtatcaCCGACTATATatgtcattataatatttaagtttATGCTAATAGTTattcatataatttattctttttaatttatagaaTATAGAAGGATCGTAATATTATCCGCACATCatgcgggtactaatactagtaatTTAGAATATCAAAGGATTGACAAATCTTGAGTTTGTATTACTAGTGATGAAAAAAGTCACGAGGATATAAAAATTTGTCAGAAATTAATGGTTTCAAACAAGTCAGGATCGGCTATATGAATTCTCATTAATCGTGATTCTTTATGTAAACTATCTCAAGCCACTTATTATACGAAATAAAATGTATTAGAAGTTCTTTAATTTATAGTTTCTgctgacatatatatatatatatatatatatatatatatatatatatatatatatatatatataaactcacGCATAAGATATGTATGTTTGATGACCCGGTTAGTCGTCTCATGatttaccgctccgttttcctcatttctgcttctttatgcttcgttatccgtgttttatgtgttcgagttgattggtttgcgtttgatgtggttttggtaagaaatgagacacttatagcctgtttggccaagctggagaaatcagcttattttgagaagtgcttttgaaaaaagtacttttggagagaatcagtttgtgtttggctaatcagtctgaaaagcacttttgagaaataatttgtgtttggccaagatttttagaaagtgcttttaaATGTCAAATTACGAaaaaggacatgaatagatttacttaataattaatattataagtaaataaataatatcaaaaaaaattattacatgcaataataaaaaaaaaaatcattttatttaagtaaaatatgaaaataaaattaaaaagtacttaattcttttaatataagttaaatatattaaaattccttcaacaaatataaaagcattcacccctaaagacactatatattagaaagttttctaaaaataagaagaaatatttataaattaatatcctaagtattaggtttaagggttattttggtatatactatattttgttaagggtattttaggtaagaagaaaagccaaaactgcttctgcttctgcttttggaaagaagctacttttttctgcttctctgaaactgcttctgcttcttcccaaaagcactttttttccccaaataagcttggccaaacacctcaaattaggaaaaaaaagtgtttttgaaaagaaaaaaaagcacttttttgtgttgagaaacttggccaaacaggctattagtctcttttaagaaggcttaagttgaaatagtcaaccggatgttgacttataagttagagggctcggatgtgagttctgatggttcggttagcttcgggaggtgatttgtgactttggAGCGCGATCacaatgggttttggagttgtaggggagatttaggcttgaattggcgaaattgatatttctgCAATTTCAGGttgataggagagattttgatataagggtcggaatggaattccgagagttgcagtagcttcgttgtgtcatttgggatgtgtgtgcaaaattttaggtcattcggacgagatttgatagactttttgagcgaaagcataatttaagagtttttggagttcttaggcttgaattctatgttaaattggtgatttgatgttgttgtaagtgttctgaagtgttgaacaagtttgaacgatattatgggatgtgttggtacaattagtttgaaatTTCGGGGGTCCCGGGTAGGTTTTGgaatgttttaggccgaaaagcatagttgtagtaggtccaggagggttgcaggcctcggaaaccACCcgcgcggtccacacaaaaagaagtgcggccgcggtatgtgctgtgcagcacaaaatggtgtgcggccgcggtggggaacgatTCGTTGGTCCTACTTCGGTAGCTCATATCTTTTaatatacaaggaattttgagattattcaaaaacaaaagttgtagccctttgtgtctagtttcgagaaaggtaaagatatcgcaatttggacatctgtaaaaaaggttatggccaaaatcctaaagcctgtcactgcagaggaaggcctatgcggccgcggttgtttttgcgcggaccACACTGGCTTGTGCGGACCGTGGTCGATTTGGTGTGGCCCGCGgaggctgaaatctgaggggtactctataaatatgagatattgggttttatttaatattttgacctagagatctcggattttggcaatttttcgaaggtttttcgagaaattcatcggggtaagtgattttaactcagatttggctaaaatacatgaatctatcactaaattcatcatttaattcgtgatttagGATGGAagttgggaagaaaattgtgaaaccttttaaaaatgtataaggatgatttgaaggaccaaatggtatcataattggataattttggtatggttagactcgtgagggtatgaggattctgaaaatgtaaaatttacccaatttcgagacgtgggccccaggctcgggttttggtaatttcgggaatcgtgccctttgttgattgttttcgcttgggctttgtttccttagcatattgtgacatattcgttctgattttggatagattcgacgtgcgtggaggccaattctgAGGGGCAAatgcgtcgcgagctagagatttagccggttcgaggtgagtaatgattgtaaatgatgtcctgagggtttgaaaacctcggattgcacatcgtagtgctatattgaggcaagatacgcactGGATGATGAGTGtgaggtcttttactactggggattgtgacttggtccgtcccgattgatgattttactgcgtatttgactgaaattcatttgttatcatcatgatttgggatgattgtcatatttgggcttcgtgccaactatttgaacccttcggggatttttatcattgtttcctcactgtttgacttattatttgaactcagtcctgttgatatctactgttttacaaacttagcTACTTTTAcccagatttgaaacttaaatgatatttcta
This window of the Nicotiana tabacum cultivar K326 unplaced genomic scaffold, ASM71507v2 Un00095, whole genome shotgun sequence genome carries:
- the LOC142178960 gene encoding uncharacterized protein LOC142178960; translated protein: MKVAVVGAGISGLVSAYELAKAGVKVVVYEKEDYLGGHAKSVTVDGVDLDLGFIVFNRVTYPNMMEFFEFLGVDMEITDMSFSVSLDQGRGCEWGTRNGISSLFAQKRNVLNPYFWQIIREIIKFKQDVISYLEALDNNPDIDRNETIGQFIKSNGCSELFLKAYLIPICSSIWSCPLEGVMGFSAYSILSFFRDHHLLQLFGLSQLLTVRWGSHISVNKVKEALEKRGCQIRTGCEVNSVLTDEEGCTIDCNDGAKEVYDGCIMATHAPYTLRMLGKEATYDETRILGAFQYVYSDIFLHHDKIFLPRDPSAWSGLNFLGTTNNRGCMTYWLNVIQNLGDSKLPYLVTVDPPHTPEHTLLKWTTGHPVPSVAASKALRELDQIQGKRGIWFCGGYQGYGFHEDGLKVGVAAAHGMLRRNCSILDNPKHIVPTWPETGARLIVTRFFRSFIKTGCIILFEEGGTVFTFQGTERKCSLKVSLRIHSPQFYWKIATEADVGLADAFIHGDFCFVDKNEGLLNLIMILIANTDLKASVTRSSKKRGWWTPLFFTAALSSAKYFIRHILNQNTLTQARRNISHHYDLSNELFSLFLDETMTYSCAIFKREDEGLKDAQLRKISVLIKKAKISKEHHILEIGFGWGSFAVEVVKQTGCKYTGITLSEKQLEYAQLIVEQAGLQDQITFLLCDYRQMPNKDKYHRIISIGMIEHVGHEFMDEFFTCCESSLAEDGLLVLQFVSMPDERYDEYRYSIGFIKEYIFPGGCLPALSRVTSAMAAASKLCVVHLEEIGIHYYQTLRCWRKNFLENQSQIRALGFDDKFIRTWEYYFDYCAAGFKTRTIGDYQIVFSRPGNVAAFGDPYNSAPSTY